The DNA region CGTGGTATCCGAAAACGAGATCGACGGTATCGGCAAGGATAACGCGGTGGGCTTCTATGCCTGCATGGGCTATTTCCAGTCTCTGGACAACCCAGTTAACGCCAAGTTTATCAAGGCGCTCAAGGCACGATACGGTGAGGATCGGGTCGTCGGCGACCCGATGGAATGCGCCTATAACTCCGTCTACCTATGGAAAAAGGGCGTGGAAAAGGCGAACTCCTTCGCGCCGGATGACGTCATTGCCGCCAGTGCAGGACTAAGCATCGACGCGCCCGAAGGTGAGGTGCGTTTCGACGAGAAGAACCACCACGTCTGGAAGCGGGTACGCATCGGTCGGGCGCGCGCAGATGGTCAGTTCGACATCGTGCACGAAACACCGGATCTGGTTCCGCCCAACCCCTTCCCCAAGCTGTAAACGAAACTACGCCAGCAGTCATGCCTGGCCTGGACGAGCGCAAGCCCGTCCAGGCAGGAGGGGCCTTTCCCTCGACCGGCAGGACCGCCAAGTTGAAAACGCACGAGGCGAGGAGCAGCAATGAGCCTAAATATCATCATCATGCAGATCTTTGGTGGACTGAGCTTGTTCACCATATTGCTACTCATGGCTTTGGGTCTGGCTATTGTGTTCGGCTTGATGGGCGTGATCAACATGGCTCACGGCGAGCTGATGGCGATGGGCGCGTATGTGACCTACCTGGTGACCATAGGCCTGGATCGGTACATTCCGTCGCTGATGGGCGGATATATATTTGTCGCCATTTTCGCCGCATTCGCCGTGACGTTCGCTTTCGGCTATCTGCTGGAACGCAGCTTCATCAGATTCTTCTATAACCGTCCCCTCGACACTTTATTGGCCACCTGGGGATTAAGCCTCTTGCTGCAGCAGCTTTATCGCAGCGTCTTCGGCGCGCAAGAGGTCAGTGTTCCCCTCGCCTCCTGGTTGACAGGCGCCTGGGAACCGACCGCCGACATACAGTTGCCGCTCACTCGCATCTTTATCATTGGACTGACCATTCTGGTGGCCCTGGGGGTTTACCTCCTGCTGTACAAGAGTCGCTGGGGTTTGAAAGTTCGAGCTGTCATGCAGAACCGCCCCATGAGCGCGGCCGTTGGAATCAACACGAAAAATGTCGATGCGCTGACCTTTGCATTGGGCTCCGGTCTGGCCGGGATTGCGGGCAGCGTCTTCACCATGATCGGATCGACCAATCCGGGCACCGGCCAGCTTTATATCGTCGACTCATTCATTGTGGTGGTGTTCGGTGGAGTTGCCAGCCTGATGGGTACAGCGCTGTCTGCGTTCACCATTGCACAGTCACAAACTACGCTTGAATACCTCATGAGCGGCACGATGGCAAAAGTCACCATACTGCTGTGTGTGATCGTGGCGCTGTACTTCCGGCCGCAGGGGCTCTTCTCGTCGAAGGTAAGGGCGTAGTCATGGACACATTAAATAAAAAATCCGAGCTGCTTGCCTATCTTGCCCTGGGCGTGTTGCTGGTCGTGATCCTGCCTTTATGGCTTGATCCCTATCGTTTGAACCTGGTCAGTAAATATCTGGCCTTGGCCTTTGTAGCGATAGGCATCGTTCTGATGTGGGGCTATGGCGGCATTCTTAGTCTTGGCCAGGGCGTGTTCTTCGGCATTGGGGGCTACTTGATGGCCATGTTCCTGAAGCTGGAGGCCTCGGCACCCGAACTGCCCGACTTCATGGTGTGGAGCAGCGTCGAAACCTTGCCCACATGGTGGATACCATTTCAAAGCTTCACCAATACCGTGCTGGCCATTTTTATTATCCCCGCAGTGCTGGCGTTCGGCTTCTCGTATGCCATCTTCAAAAAACGCGTCAGCGGTGTCTACTTCGCCATTGTGACCTTGTCGCTCGCCTTGACCATGTCCGTGCTTATCGTCGGTCAGCAAGGCGATACCGGTGGCTTTAACGGCATCACCAACTTCAGCACATTGCTGGGCATGGACATCCTCGAAGATGAGTCCAAGACATGGTTGTACTTCATACAACTGGGCTTTCTTTTCGTCGTCATGTTGCTGGCTAGCCTGATCGTGCGAACGCGCTATGGAAAAGTGTTGATCGCCATACGCGACAAAGAAGATCGCGTGCGATTCTCCGGCTATGACACTGCCATGATGAAGGCGTGCATCTTCACAATAGCGGCCGTTTTCGCCTCGATAGGCGGAGCCATGTACACGCTGCAGGTGGGTTTGATTGCGCCATCGGTGGTGGGCGTTATGGCATCGGTCGAAATGGTGATCTATGCCGCCGTAGGGGGCAGGCTTTCCGTTCCCGGCGCAGTCGTCGGTGCGCTGCTTATTGGCTATTCGCGCTCCTATCTATCAGAAACGTTCCCCGAGAGCTGGCTGTTCTTTCTCGGAATGGTCTTCATCTTGGTCGTCCTCGTGATGCCCAACGGACTTTCAGGCGTAGCAGGCCAACTACTGGAACGCTACCGCCCAGTACGGAGGCTTGCAAAATGATGAGCGCAACCTTGACCTCGGACATCCACAGCGACTCCAGGCCCACACCGGCAAACAATATGGAAAACACCATTCTTTCAGTAGAGAATCTCACCGTCTCTTTTGATGGCTTCCAGGCTGTCAAAGACCTGAGCCTTTCCATCGACCATAACGAGCTGCACGTCATCATCGGCCCCAATGGTGCGGGCAAGACCACGCTGCTCGACATCATTTGCGGTAGAACCAAGCCGAGCGCGGGCCGCGTAATGTTTGGCGGCACGGATCTCACCAAGGCAGCCGAATATCAAATTGTCCGCCTGGGGGTGGCACGAAAGTTTCAGACGCCATCGACTTACGAGGATCTGTCCGTATTGGAGAACCTCGAGATTTCCTTCCCACGCGGCCGCGGAGTATGGGGTTCTTTGTTTTTCAGGCGAACTCGCCCGGTGCGCGACCGGATTACCGAGATCGCCAACCAGATTTTTCTTTTCGACGAATTGGACACCAAGGCCGGCAAGCTTAGCCATGGCCAGAAACAGTGGTTGGAAATCGGCATGCTGCTTATCCAGGATCCTGAACTTCTGCTGCTGGACGAGCCAGTTGCGGGGATGAGTCCGCGCGAGCGCGAGCAAACCGCTGTGTTGCTTAACCAGATTTCGCATGGAAAGTCGCTGATCGTCATCGAGCACGACATGGAGTTCGTGAAGCAGATCGCCAGGAAAGTCACGGTCATGCATCAAGGAGCCCTGCTGTGCGCCGGCAGCATCGAACAGGTGCAACGCAACGAGCGCGTCATCGAAGTGTATTTGGGGGCATGAGACCACTATGCTCGACGTAAAAGATCTTAATGTCTACTACGGTGAAAGCCATACCATCCGTGACGCCTCGCTTGTTCTGCAGGCAGGCGAAGCCGTGGCCATCATGGGTCGCAACGGCATGGGCAAGACCACACTGCTCAAGTCCATTATTGGCATGCTCCCATCGCGCAGCGGCACCATATCGCTTGATGGCAAACAGCTGCAGCAACGCCCGAGTTACGAGCGCGTCAAGGCCGGCCTGGCCTTCGTGCCTCAAGGGCGCATGATCTTTCCCCTGCTGACGGTTACCGAAAATATTCTGACCGGAATGGAACACAGCTCGAGCAAAGTGGTGCCAGAGTACATATACCGGTTCTTTCCCGTGCTCAAAGAGATGGAGCATCGCAAAGGCGGCAATCTGTCCGGCGGCCAGCAGCAGATGTTGGCGATAGCCCGGGCGCTAGTCTCCAATCCCAAGGTATTGATACTGGACGAGCCGACCGAAGGCATACAGCCGTCCATCATTAAAGAGCTCGCCCGTAGCCTTACCGCCCTGCGTCTGGAACGAAATTTTTCCATTCTGGTTTCTGAGCAGGTCCTTAGTTTCGCCCTGGAGGTGGCTGATCGCTTTCTAGTCATCGATCGCGGCGAGATTGTGCACGAACGGCATAAAGACGCTGTAGATGTCGAAGAAATACGCGCTTTCCTTACCGTGTAAGGCGTGTCCGCTTGCCGTGGCAATACCCCGCTTGTTTTCACTTTTACAGTGCCGCCTCGTGGCAGCGTATCTTAGGAGAAAGTAACCATGAAGAAGGTAATTAGCATCGACCGGACAAAGTTGCCGACAGAACAGCCGGATCCGGTAATCATCAACCGCTGGCACTGCGACATTCCAATGGCGGCGTACGTCAATCCTGGCGAATCGTTCCGTGTCGAATGTTTCGACTGGACCGGTGGGCAAATCGAAAATAACGATAGCGCGAACGACATTCGCGACGTCAATCTGGCGCCGTGCCACCATCTATCAGGCCCTGTAGGCGTCCGCGGCGCCGAGCCGGGCGACCTGTTGGTGGTCGACATACTGGATATCGGTCCATTCGAGGATTCGGAATGGGGCTACACCGGCATTTTCAGCAAGGAAAAGTTCGGTGGTTTCCTGACTGACTATTTCCCTAATACCGCGAAAGCGGTCTGGGACTTCAACGGCATCTACGCTACATCTCGGCACATACCCAACCTGCGCTTCGCCGGCCTGACTCATCCGGGCATCATCGGCTGCCTGCCGTCTCGAGAGCTTCTAACCGAGTGGAACCGCCGGGAAGCGGAACTGATCGCCACTGACCCGAATCGCGTCCCGCCGCTGGCCTTGCCACCTAACCCGCAAGACGTCATATTGGGCAGCCTGAAAGGCGCCGAGCTCGCAGCGGCAGCCAAGGAAGGCGCACGCACCGTGCCTCCGCGCGAGCACGGCGGCAACTGCGACATCAAGAATCTTTGCCGCGGTAGCCGTGTTTACCTGCCGGTCTATGTGAAGGATGGGGGCTTGGTGGTGGGCGACCTGCATTTCTCGCAGGGCGACGGCGAGATCACTTTCTGCGGCGCCATCGAGATGGCCGGATGGATGGACATGCACGTCGATCTTATCAAGGATGGTTGCAATAAATACGGAATCAAACAGGCGATGTTCGAGCCTGGCCCCGTGGATCCGAACTATTCGGACTTCCTGGTGTTCGAAGGCATTTCGGTCGACGATCATGGCAACCAGCGCTACTTGGATGTGAATCTGGCTTATCAGCAGGCTTGCATGCACGCGGTCAATTATCTGAAGAACTTCGGCTATACCGGCGAGCAGGTCTACACCATACTGAGTTGCGCGCCCGTGGAAGGCCACGTAAGCAGCATTGTCGATATTCCCAACGCCTGCGTAGCAGTGCAGATCCCGACCAGGATCTTCGATTTCGACATCCGTCCCAACGCCAAGGGGCCGACCAAGCATGTGCCCAAGAGCGACCTGGCCTATGAAACCTGATGCATAGCTGATTCAAAGGGGCTGCCTTCGGCGGCCCCCTTCTCGTTCCAAGAACCAAAGGACACTTAAATGCCTCTTTACGCTTACCTCTGCAAGACCTGCGGCCCCTTCGAACAACACCGACCCATGGCGCAATTCGAACTTCCGGCCACCTGCCCACAATGCCAAGCTGCGGCCCCGCGCATGTTGACTGCGGTGCAGCTGAATCTTATGCCGGGAAACAAACGCATCGCCCACGGCCTGAACGAACGCAATGCTCACGAACCCCGGGTAGCGGCCGCGCATGCGGGCTGTGGCCATCACCATCATGACAAACATGACAGGCATCATGAATCCCATCATAATCACGGACACCAGCAAGCAAGACAGACGTCCTCTCGACCATGGCAAGTCGGCCATTAGCTCTCCAGCAGAACTAGCAAGCGCTTGCATCGCAGGCCGCTTTTCAACCATTGAAAGGTGAAGAATTGTCCGAATGCGATCCAGTACGGGTAGGGGTGCTTTTTTCAGAAACGGGAGATATTTCGACCATCGAAACATCTCAGTTAATGGGCACGCTGTTCGCCATCGAAGAAATCAACGAGGCAGGTGGCATCAATGGCCGCGAGATCGTACCGGTACGCTACGATCCTGCGTCATCCCCAGGCCTGTATCGTGTATTGGCCGAGAAACTAGTACTGCAGGACAATATCAATATCGTTTTTGGTTGCTATAAATCCAGCACCCGAAAGTCCGTCCTGCCAGTCATTGAAAAATGGAACCGTCTGCTCTTTTATCCCACGCTGTACGAGGGGTTCGAGTGCTCGAGCAACATTATCTATACCGGTGCCGCGCCCAACCAGAACAGCGTGCAATTAGCCGAATTCATGACCTCGAACTACGGTGCCCGGGTTTACATGGTGGGGTCCGATTACATCTATCCGTTCGAATCGAATCGCATCATGACCGACCTCGTACTGCAGCGCCCGGGCGGCGTGAAAGTCGGCGAACGCTATGTGCCTTTAAATGCCGGCATGGCGGACTTCAAAGACATCATCGCAGATATCAAGGATAAGCAGCCCGACTTCATTTTTTCCACGGTGGTGGGCAACTCTACGCAGTATCTATATAAAAGCTACGCAGAAGCAGGCCTGCAGCCGCGCGAGATGCCGATAGCCAGCCTCACGACGCTGGAGGCCGAGGTCGCGCAAATGGGATTCGATG from Pollutimonas thiosulfatoxidans includes:
- the fmdA gene encoding formamidase, coding for MKKVISIDRTKLPTEQPDPVIINRWHCDIPMAAYVNPGESFRVECFDWTGGQIENNDSANDIRDVNLAPCHHLSGPVGVRGAEPGDLLVVDILDIGPFEDSEWGYTGIFSKEKFGGFLTDYFPNTAKAVWDFNGIYATSRHIPNLRFAGLTHPGIIGCLPSRELLTEWNRREAELIATDPNRVPPLALPPNPQDVILGSLKGAELAAAAKEGARTVPPREHGGNCDIKNLCRGSRVYLPVYVKDGGLVVGDLHFSQGDGEITFCGAIEMAGWMDMHVDLIKDGCNKYGIKQAMFEPGPVDPNYSDFLVFEGISVDDHGNQRYLDVNLAYQQACMHAVNYLKNFGYTGEQVYTILSCAPVEGHVSSIVDIPNACVAVQIPTRIFDFDIRPNAKGPTKHVPKSDLAYET
- the urtB gene encoding urea ABC transporter permease subunit UrtB encodes the protein MSLNIIIMQIFGGLSLFTILLLMALGLAIVFGLMGVINMAHGELMAMGAYVTYLVTIGLDRYIPSLMGGYIFVAIFAAFAVTFAFGYLLERSFIRFFYNRPLDTLLATWGLSLLLQQLYRSVFGAQEVSVPLASWLTGAWEPTADIQLPLTRIFIIGLTILVALGVYLLLYKSRWGLKVRAVMQNRPMSAAVGINTKNVDALTFALGSGLAGIAGSVFTMIGSTNPGTGQLYIVDSFIVVVFGGVASLMGTALSAFTIAQSQTTLEYLMSGTMAKVTILLCVIVALYFRPQGLFSSKVRA
- the urtC gene encoding urea ABC transporter permease subunit UrtC gives rise to the protein MDTLNKKSELLAYLALGVLLVVILPLWLDPYRLNLVSKYLALAFVAIGIVLMWGYGGILSLGQGVFFGIGGYLMAMFLKLEASAPELPDFMVWSSVETLPTWWIPFQSFTNTVLAIFIIPAVLAFGFSYAIFKKRVSGVYFAIVTLSLALTMSVLIVGQQGDTGGFNGITNFSTLLGMDILEDESKTWLYFIQLGFLFVVMLLASLIVRTRYGKVLIAIRDKEDRVRFSGYDTAMMKACIFTIAAVFASIGGAMYTLQVGLIAPSVVGVMASVEMVIYAAVGGRLSVPGAVVGALLIGYSRSYLSETFPESWLFFLGMVFILVVLVMPNGLSGVAGQLLERYRPVRRLAK
- a CDS encoding transporter substrate-binding domain-containing protein, encoding MSECDPVRVGVLFSETGDISTIETSQLMGTLFAIEEINEAGGINGREIVPVRYDPASSPGLYRVLAEKLVLQDNINIVFGCYKSSTRKSVLPVIEKWNRLLFYPTLYEGFECSSNIIYTGAAPNQNSVQLAEFMTSNYGARVYMVGSDYIYPFESNRIMTDLVLQRPGGVKVGERYVPLNAGMADFKDIIADIKDKQPDFIFSTVVGNSTQYLYKSYAEAGLQPREMPIASLTTLEAEVAQMGFDVATGHVTSAPYFQSIESPVNHRSLSNFRRRFGNDVVPNAGWEAAYFQVHLFANAMRLSGSDAIDAIMPFLLGAEFEAPQGRIRIDPSNHHTCLYPRIGILNQEGQFTIVRQAVRAVHPDPYLVTHSLGDWTMGLSALE
- the urtE gene encoding urea ABC transporter ATP-binding subunit UrtE, giving the protein MLDVKDLNVYYGESHTIRDASLVLQAGEAVAIMGRNGMGKTTLLKSIIGMLPSRSGTISLDGKQLQQRPSYERVKAGLAFVPQGRMIFPLLTVTENILTGMEHSSSKVVPEYIYRFFPVLKEMEHRKGGNLSGGQQQMLAIARALVSNPKVLILDEPTEGIQPSIIKELARSLTALRLERNFSILVSEQVLSFALEVADRFLVIDRGEIVHERHKDAVDVEEIRAFLTV
- the urtD gene encoding urea ABC transporter ATP-binding protein UrtD; translation: MENTILSVENLTVSFDGFQAVKDLSLSIDHNELHVIIGPNGAGKTTLLDIICGRTKPSAGRVMFGGTDLTKAAEYQIVRLGVARKFQTPSTYEDLSVLENLEISFPRGRGVWGSLFFRRTRPVRDRITEIANQIFLFDELDTKAGKLSHGQKQWLEIGMLLIQDPELLLLDEPVAGMSPREREQTAVLLNQISHGKSLIVIEHDMEFVKQIARKVTVMHQGALLCAGSIEQVQRNERVIEVYLGA
- a CDS encoding FmdB family zinc ribbon protein; this translates as MPLYAYLCKTCGPFEQHRPMAQFELPATCPQCQAAAPRMLTAVQLNLMPGNKRIAHGLNERNAHEPRVAAAHAGCGHHHHDKHDRHHESHHNHGHQQARQTSSRPWQVGH